A window of Notolabrus celidotus isolate fNotCel1 chromosome 11, fNotCel1.pri, whole genome shotgun sequence contains these coding sequences:
- the rbm15 gene encoding RNA-binding protein 15: MKGKERSPIKKRSRALDDIRDRGGCHPTSKKMGALAVSSGSNNGNSSTKGDGSSTRRSLLGEKRDRDFEGHSRAGNNHSCQSVTASSVGKNHNLSLTLDLASPRTTSRGEQRVQPPSAESEYKTLKISDLGTQLNDEDIEDGLFHEFKKFGDVSVKISRSNDERIAFVNFRKPEDARAAKHARGRLVLYDRPLKIEAVYINRRRSRSPVERDLYGAAPSHRHLQRPLSPTGLGYRDYRLQQLAMGRLPPPPPPPLPRELERDREFALFEARTRPAYIAERAAFREEDFISPEDDQRANRTLFLGNLDITVTEADLRRAFDRFGVITEVDIKRPTRGQTSTYGFLKFENLDMAHRAKLSMSGKVVGLNPIKIGYGKATPTTRLWVGGLGPWVPVAALAREFDRFGTIRTIDYRKGDTWAYIQYESLDAAQAACTHMRGFPLGGPERRLRVDFADTEHRYQQQFLQPLPIPPFDMVAESFVHRATPEPLRVRERTPPQLHFRDRELFPGAEWPNPAIRDRVRASPFEPLEHLERERRAREPWSLERELQGREPARKRRVMEDGRHIDHSPDSTDRTVRRRRASPDASPGGSSRDGGRFSDSERPLRGERPSPPREHHSLERGGAERRLKSQSLAEKGPSSSSVSAVGERKRKAGEGGKVPAKRERTESTKGGQTSKADSTKLSLAWQGMLLLKNSNFPANMHLLEGDHSVASDLLIDGTTGRQVSELKITQRLRLDQPKLDEVSRRIKVAGPGGYAILMAVPGTTEDTSSSDPSASTQRPLRNLVSYLNQKQAAGVISLPVGGSRDKDNAGVLHAFPPCDFSQQFLDSSAKALAKSEEDYLVMIVVRGAS, translated from the coding sequence ATGAAAGGTAAAGAACGGTCGCCCATTAAAAAACGCTCCCGGGCCTTGGACGATATCCGAGACAGGGGAGGATGCCACCCGACCAGCAAGAAAATGGGGGCTCTCGCCGTTTCAAGTGGGAGTAATAATGGGAATAGCTCGACCAAAGGTGACGGTAGCTCGACGAGAAGAAGCCTGCTCGGCGAGAAAAGAGACAGGGATTTCGAGGGACACAGCCGAGCTGGAAATAATCACAGCTGTCAGTCTGTCACTGCTAGCTCCGTCGGTAAGAACCACAATCTGAGCCTGACACTGGATTTAGCCTCACCGAGGACCACTTCACGCGGGGAGCAGCGGGTCCAGCCACCCAGCGCCGAGAGTGAGTACAAAACCCTGAAAATAAGCGACCTCGGCACTCAGCTGAACGACGAAGACATAGAGGATGGACTTTTTCACGAATTCAAGAAATTTGGAGATGTGAGTGTGAAGATAAGTCGCAGCAACGACGAGCGGATAGCGTTCGTTAACTTCAGGAAGCCGGAGGACGCTCGGGCTGCGAAGCACGCGAGGGGTCGGCTGGTGCTTTACGACCGGCCGCTGAAAATCGAAGCAGTGTACATTAACAGGAGGAGAAGCCGCTCCCCCGTGGAGAGAGACTTGTATGGTGCTGCTCCAAGCCATAGACATTTACAGAGACCACTCTCGCCCACCGGGCTTGGATATAGAGACTACCGCCTGCAGCAGCTAGCCATGGGTCGGCTTCCCCCTCCCCCGCCGCCCCCTTTGCCCAGAGAACTGGAGCGGGACAGGGAGTTTGCCCTGTTTGAAGCCAGGACACGTCCAGCATATATTGCAGAGCGAGCTGCTTTCCGTGAGGAGGATTTTATATCTCCAGAAGATGACCAAAGAGCAAATAGGACGTTGTTTTTAGGCAACCTGGACATAACTGTTACAGAGGCAGACCTGAGGAGAGCTTTTGACAGGTTTGGGGTCATAACAGAAGTGGACATTAAAAGACCCACACGTGGACAAACCAGCACATATGGATTCCTGAAATTTGAGAACCTTGACATGGCTCACCGTGCTAAGCTTAGTATGTCTGGCAAAGTAGTCGGCCTCAACCCCATAAAGATTGGCTATGGGAAAGCTACTCCTACCACACGCCTGTGGGTGGGTGGTCTTGGACCCTGGGTTCCTGTAGCTGCCTTGGCAAGAGAGTTTGATCGCTTTGGCACTATAAGGACCATTGACTATAGAAAAGGAGATACTTGGGCCTACATTCAGTATGAAAGTTTGGACGCTGCACAAGCTGCATGCACGCACATGAGGGGCTTCCCTTTGGGGGGTCCAGAGAGGAGACTTAGAGTGGACTTTGCAGACACTGAGCATCGTTACCAGCAGCAGTTCCTGCAGCCTCTCCCAATACCACCATTTGACATGGTGGCTGAGTCTTTTGTGCACCGTGCCACTCCTGAACCTCTGAGGGTCAGGGAACGGACTCCTCCACAGCTTCATTTCAGGGACAGAGAACTCTTTCCTGGAGCTGAGTGGCCTAATCCGGCTATTCGAGATCGGGTACGTGCATCACCCTTTGAGCCACTGGAGCACTTGGAACGGGAGCGGCGGGCACGGGAACCCTGGTCTTTGGAACGAGAGCTGCAGGGGCGAGAACCTGCTCGCAAGAGGCGAGTAATGGAAGACGGACGCCATATAGACCACTCCCCTGACAGCACTGACAGGACAGTAAGACGTAGGCGTGCCTCTCCAGATGCTAGTCCTGGAGGTAGCAGTAGAGATGGAGGGCGCTTCAGTGACTCAGAGCGACCTCTGCGGGGGGAGAGGCCCTCCCCTCCCCGAGAACATCACAGCCTCGAAAGAGGCGGGGCCGAGCGGAGACTCAAAAGCCAGAGTCTTGCTGAAAAGGGACCTTCAAGCAGCAGTGTTTCAGCAGTTGGAGAGCGTAAACGCAAAGCAGGCGAGGGTGGCAAGGTGCCAGCCAAGAGAGAGCGTACTGAGAGCACCAAGGGAGGCCAGACGTCTAAAGCAGACAGCACTAAACTCAGTCTGGCTTGGCAAGGCATGCTGTTGCTTAAAAACAGCAATTTCCCAGCCAATATGCACCTGCTGGAGGGTGATCACAGCGTAGCCAGCGACCTGCTCATCGATGGCACAACAGGGAGACAAGTGAGCGAGCTAAAGATCACCCAGCGTCTTCGTCTGGACCAGCCCAAGCTGGACGAGGTGTCCCGGCGCATCAAGGTGGCGGGTCCGGGTGGCTACGCCATCCTAATGGCAGTTCCTGGGACCACAGAGGATACATCGTCATCTGACCCTTCAGCCTCAACTCAGCGCCCACTTCGCAACCTGGTGTCCTACCTCAACCAAAAGCAAGCAGCAGGAGTCATCAGCCTACCTGTGGGGGGGAGCCGAGATAAAGACAACGCAGGGGTTCTTCATGCTTTCCCTCCTTGTGATTTCTCCCAGCAGTTCCTGGATTCCTCTGCTAAAGCTCTGGCTAAAAGTGAAGAGGACTATTTGGTCATGATTGTTGTTCGTGGAGCATCCTGA